Proteins encoded in a region of the Stieleria neptunia genome:
- a CDS encoding phytanoyl-CoA dioxygenase family protein produces MKDFKIIPTDDELETLQRDLSFHPAGVADPKTLTRQQIDHFNERGFIAPLDIFSSDEISEIRNYFDDLLRKVTAGGGDSYSISSAHLKYGPVYDILKDPRIVDPVADLFGENVIGWGSHFFCKMPGDGKSVAWHQDASYWPLSPSKAVTVWLAIDDADQENACMKFIAGSHTKGHMTYRPSDSTEHNVLNQTIDDPEQYGELVYDPLKAGQASIHADLLLHGSDANDSNRRRCGLTLRYCSAEVHAALGWNEKGVQVRGTDPKGHWSNQPRPE; encoded by the coding sequence ATGAAAGACTTTAAAATCATTCCGACCGACGACGAACTGGAAACGCTCCAACGCGACCTCAGCTTTCACCCGGCCGGCGTCGCCGATCCCAAGACATTGACGCGTCAGCAGATCGACCACTTTAACGAGCGTGGGTTCATCGCCCCGCTGGACATTTTTTCCAGTGATGAAATCAGCGAGATCCGTAACTACTTTGACGATCTACTCCGCAAGGTCACCGCAGGTGGAGGCGACAGTTATTCCATCAGCTCGGCGCACCTGAAGTACGGCCCCGTTTATGACATCTTAAAAGACCCACGGATCGTGGACCCGGTCGCGGATCTGTTTGGCGAAAATGTGATCGGTTGGGGGTCGCACTTCTTCTGCAAAATGCCCGGTGATGGAAAGTCGGTCGCCTGGCACCAGGACGCCAGCTATTGGCCGTTGTCGCCCAGCAAGGCGGTCACCGTCTGGTTGGCAATCGACGACGCCGATCAAGAAAACGCGTGCATGAAATTTATCGCGGGGTCTCATACCAAGGGGCACATGACCTATCGCCCCAGCGACTCGACCGAACACAACGTGCTGAACCAAACGATCGATGATCCGGAGCAGTACGGGGAATTGGTTTACGATCCGCTGAAAGCGGGCCAGGCATCGATCCACGCGGATTTATTGCTGCACGGCAGCGACGCCAATGATTCCAACCGGCGACGTTGTGGGCTGACGCTGCGCTACTGCAGCGCCGAGGTGCACGCCGCGCTCGGCTGGAACGAAAAAGGGGTGCAGGTCCGCGGCACCGACCCGAAGGGGCACTGGAGCAACCAACCGCGACCGGAATAG
- a CDS encoding calcium-binding protein, whose amino-acid sequence MKRLSVQALESRKLLAADIGVVDTTLSIEGTGGNDIAEVYTVENSIVVKLQTQDADGEVASMEQSFDAELIDGIIFEALGGDDLLVNDTSIDSIMRAGGGNDVVLGGAGRDILVAGAGADVVLGGGGDDVILGGPGDNVIIDSTGDAPSDTPSDTVVEEDTIVDETSDAPLAEDSDDQSSDVDDTPLGDLLTSDDTETQDCDDEPAAESDSETTADLNPEDTVGILGQPDSEDGDTSDDAIEPVGEVSGEPVDEVSGEPVDEVVVDSTDEVTGEPVDEVTGEPVDEVVVDPTDEATGEPVDEVVVDPTDEASGEPVDEVVVDPTDEASGEPVDEVVVDPTDEASGEPVDEVVVDPTDEATGEPVDEVTVDPTDEVSGEPVDEVTVDPTDEATGDPVDEVVDPTDEVDGEVTGDVDGEVSGEVTGEVDGEVSGEVTGEVTGEVDGEVTGEVDGEVTGEVGGDPSDAPESQSDIIDPQPVAEDSDSEDSDSVDPVAEETDESSDVAAEDADGGAGDETDNDIIFGGTGNDWIFGESGDDTIFGGDSPLGEELLTQLLSSRLA is encoded by the coding sequence ATGAAACGTTTGAGTGTACAGGCTTTGGAAAGCCGAAAGCTGTTGGCTGCTGATATCGGCGTTGTGGATACGACGTTGTCTATCGAAGGCACCGGCGGCAATGACATCGCGGAAGTCTACACGGTGGAAAACTCTATCGTCGTTAAACTGCAAACCCAAGACGCCGACGGCGAAGTCGCGTCGATGGAGCAGAGTTTTGACGCGGAACTGATCGATGGCATCATCTTCGAAGCCTTGGGCGGCGATGACCTGTTGGTCAACGATACGTCAATCGATTCCATCATGCGAGCCGGCGGCGGCAATGATGTCGTCCTGGGCGGTGCGGGTCGCGACATTCTGGTCGCCGGTGCGGGTGCCGACGTCGTGCTCGGCGGCGGTGGCGACGACGTGATCTTGGGCGGTCCCGGCGACAACGTGATCATCGACTCGACCGGCGACGCACCGTCCGACACGCCGTCTGACACGGTCGTGGAAGAGGACACGATTGTCGACGAGACGTCCGATGCGCCGTTGGCCGAAGACTCCGATGATCAAAGCTCCGATGTCGATGACACCCCGCTGGGCGATCTGTTGACCAGCGATGACACGGAAACTCAAGACTGCGATGACGAACCGGCCGCGGAATCCGATTCCGAAACCACCGCCGATCTGAATCCTGAGGACACCGTCGGAATTCTCGGTCAGCCCGATAGCGAAGACGGAGACACAAGCGATGACGCGATCGAGCCTGTCGGCGAAGTCAGCGGAGAGCCCGTTGATGAAGTCAGCGGTGAACCCGTCGATGAAGTCGTCGTCGACTCGACCGATGAAGTGACCGGCGAACCCGTTGATGAAGTGACCGGCGAACCCGTTGATGAAGTCGTCGTTGACCCGACCGATGAAGCCACCGGTGAACCCGTTGATGAAGTCGTCGTTGACCCGACCGATGAAGCCAGCGGTGAACCCGTCGATGAAGTCGTCGTCGATCCGACCGATGAAGCCAGCGGTGAACCCGTCGATGAAGTTGTCGTCGATCCGACCGACGAAGCCAGCGGTGAACCCGTTGATGAAGTCGTCGTCGACCCGACCGATGAAGCCACCGGTGAACCCGTCGATGAAGTCACTGTCGACCCGACAGATGAAGTCAGCGGTGAACCCGTCGATGAAGTCACTGTCGACCCGACCGATGAAGCCACCGGTGACCCCGTCGATGAAGTCGTCGATCCGACCGACGAAGTCGATGGCGAAGTCACCGGTGACGTGGATGGCGAAGTCAGCGGCGAAGTGACTGGTGAAGTCGATGGCGAAGTCAGCGGCGAAGTCACCGGTGAAGTGACTGGCGAAGTCGATGGTGAAGTGACTGGCGAAGTCGATGGTGAAGTGACTGGCGAAGTCGGCGGCGATCCTTCGGATGCTCCCGAGTCGCAGTCTGACATCATCGATCCCCAGCCCGTTGCCGAAGACAGCGATTCCGAAGACAGCGATTCCGTCGATCCGGTGGCCGAAGAAACGGATGAATCCTCGGACGTCGCCGCAGAAGACGCCGACGGCGGTGCCGGTGACGAAACCGATAACGACATCATCTTCGGTGGTACCGGCAACGACTGGATCTTCGGTGAAAGCGGTGACGACACCATTTTCGGCGGTGACTCACCCCTCGGCGAAGAACTGTTGACGCAACTGCTCAGCAGTCGCTTGGCCTGA
- a CDS encoding DUF1549 domain-containing protein: MKTRFFFGRVAAAFVLVSVGFSQTLVGSVAAETPVSFSKQIDPIFRQHCYGCHQGAKQFGGYVMTDFASLVNGGETGEPAIVPGKPDESYLIEQITPVDGVAEMPKPPSKPISDVELEWVRRWIAEGAVNDSPSDTAIPFSNKNPPHYNEAPSVPSIDVSPDGKQVAVAGYHEVLLIDAADGAIQSRLIGISPRINSVRYSPDGNRLAAIGGTPGVRGEVQIWNPTTGELELSVPFTYDALSGASWSPDNSKLAFGASDNVVRAIDAQTGQQVLFQGAHDDWIRDVAFTPDGAHLVSVARDMSCKLTEVETERFIDNITSITPGALSGGLSSIAMHPERNEILIGGADGVAKVYRIFRETARKIGDDANLIRKLPAMKGRIFNVAINHDATRIAAVATLNGKSEVRVWSYDFDGTLTDELKKILAKRINDRSAEEKKKADAYRKTETKEFASHRIDDAAAYAIAFAPDNSLYIAASNGQLQRLAADGTLGATFEVFRAAERQAANEADAIADRFDAEAWIGQLDTAGQADVDPKSIQSIDVAPQTAALNSPYAYVQLVVTATTIGGETLDVTRACNFQTPAFIASNAAGLLCPTRDGNGNVVVSLGDHQSTMTVAATQITEGPSESIGAVDFIQDVNPVLSRLGCNQGTCHGAQKGKNGFKLSLRGYDPIFDLRALTDDLAARRINAAAPEQSLMLRKPLGLTPHEGGALMAHGDPYHAILRRWIADGSRLNLDAPRVTKLEIYPQNPVIQTIGTEQQVRLVAHFADGNTRDVTREAFIESGNTEVASSGKGGLLTAVRRGEAAILARYEGQYAATTLTVMGNRDDYQDQDYQTWGKIDELVAAKWRRVKVQPSGLCDDAAFLRRVTLDLTGLPPSSEQVREFLTDDTPTQEKRARKIDQLLGSEGYVDYWTNKWADLLQVNRKFLGVEGSKAFRDWIRNAVVENRPYDQFARQILTATGSNKDNPAASYFKVLRDPENTMENTTHLFLGIRFNCNKCHDHPFERWTQDQYYEMAAFFGQVALENDPASGGKKIGGTAVEGAKPLYEKVVDKKQGEVIHARTGDVAPPSFPYDVPCEMPEQGTRREKLAAWMTDADNPYFARSFVNRLWGYLLGVGLIEPIDDIRAGNPPTNPELLNHLTDQFVASGFDVRAMLRQICNSRTYQLSVATNPLNEDDTLNYARAMPRRLPAEVIYDAVHALTGAESNIPGMPKGTRAAAVTDSGVKLNDGFLQNLGRPVRESACECERSSELQLGPIMALIGGPTVATAIADPKNELERIVQENPDDRDLAAEIFLRSIGRPPSETELAAFDQIKQQIKIDHELLEKELAAKEIEWAERKQELEQIREAKLAETKAQLAARIEAAKPEQERLAKEREARIEKATKALEDVNKQLAEKVKQWETEHAAAVEWHPLRPSKAVSTNKAKLVAADDRSITASGQTGKAVYTIEYPTSLKNITGFRLEALSDPSLPSNGPGLPPNGNFVITEFEIKVASKSDPKTFADVTIASGKADFLQPNFTIEATFDGNKRGQGGWAVAGATGADHWATFKLKQAIENPDGCVLQFQIHQFHNAAEHQLGKFRISATTDAGEIPLDLPETFRAIVATPDADRDDAAKQKLIDYVGKTDPDRAKAETALAEARKAVPRDAETVRLEQRRDALSVATPDDARIIRLRNDVAQSKQQVERLRLTAAEDLTWALINSPAFLFNH; the protein is encoded by the coding sequence GTGAAAACTCGCTTCTTCTTCGGTCGGGTCGCCGCCGCATTCGTGCTGGTGTCCGTTGGTTTCTCTCAAACGCTCGTGGGTTCGGTTGCCGCTGAAACCCCGGTGAGTTTCTCGAAGCAAATCGATCCGATCTTTCGCCAGCACTGTTACGGTTGCCATCAAGGCGCCAAGCAGTTCGGCGGCTACGTGATGACGGACTTTGCGTCGCTGGTCAACGGCGGTGAGACGGGCGAGCCGGCGATCGTGCCCGGGAAACCCGATGAAAGCTATTTGATCGAGCAGATCACCCCGGTCGACGGCGTGGCCGAGATGCCCAAACCGCCGTCCAAGCCGATCAGCGACGTCGAATTGGAATGGGTGCGGCGTTGGATCGCCGAGGGAGCGGTGAATGACTCGCCGAGCGACACCGCGATCCCGTTCAGCAACAAAAATCCACCGCACTACAACGAAGCCCCTTCGGTTCCCTCGATCGACGTCTCGCCCGACGGAAAACAAGTCGCCGTCGCGGGCTACCACGAGGTCTTGCTGATCGATGCCGCCGACGGCGCGATCCAAAGCCGCTTGATCGGGATCAGTCCGCGGATCAATTCGGTGCGTTACAGCCCCGACGGAAACCGCTTGGCCGCGATCGGTGGCACGCCGGGTGTTCGTGGTGAAGTGCAAATCTGGAATCCCACCACCGGCGAATTGGAACTGTCGGTGCCGTTCACCTACGACGCCCTTTCCGGCGCAAGCTGGTCCCCCGACAACAGCAAACTCGCCTTCGGTGCCTCGGATAATGTGGTCCGCGCGATCGACGCCCAAACCGGTCAACAAGTGCTGTTCCAGGGCGCCCATGACGACTGGATTCGCGACGTGGCCTTCACCCCCGACGGAGCGCACCTGGTGTCCGTCGCACGGGACATGTCCTGCAAATTGACCGAGGTGGAAACCGAGCGTTTCATCGACAACATCACCTCGATCACGCCTGGGGCGCTGTCGGGCGGATTGAGCAGCATTGCGATGCACCCGGAGCGAAACGAGATCTTGATCGGCGGCGCCGACGGTGTCGCCAAGGTCTATCGCATCTTCCGCGAAACCGCCCGCAAGATCGGTGACGATGCCAATTTGATCCGCAAGCTGCCCGCGATGAAGGGGCGGATCTTCAACGTCGCGATCAACCACGACGCGACCCGCATCGCCGCGGTGGCAACCCTGAACGGCAAATCCGAAGTCCGCGTGTGGTCGTATGATTTTGACGGCACACTGACGGATGAACTGAAAAAGATTCTCGCCAAACGCATCAACGATCGGTCGGCCGAAGAAAAGAAAAAAGCGGACGCGTACCGTAAAACGGAAACCAAAGAATTCGCATCGCACCGCATCGACGATGCCGCGGCCTACGCGATTGCGTTCGCACCGGACAATTCGCTTTACATCGCCGCCAGCAACGGACAACTCCAGCGGCTCGCCGCCGACGGCACGCTGGGCGCAACCTTCGAAGTGTTCCGGGCCGCCGAACGGCAGGCCGCAAACGAAGCAGACGCGATCGCGGACCGCTTCGATGCCGAGGCCTGGATCGGCCAATTGGACACCGCCGGGCAAGCCGATGTGGACCCGAAATCGATTCAATCGATCGACGTCGCGCCCCAAACCGCCGCACTGAATTCTCCCTACGCCTACGTCCAATTGGTCGTCACCGCCACGACCATCGGCGGCGAAACACTGGACGTCACCCGTGCGTGCAACTTCCAAACCCCAGCGTTTATCGCTTCCAACGCCGCCGGTTTGCTCTGTCCGACCCGGGATGGCAATGGCAACGTCGTCGTTTCGCTCGGTGACCATCAAAGCACCATGACCGTCGCCGCAACACAAATCACCGAGGGCCCCAGCGAATCGATCGGCGCGGTCGATTTCATTCAAGACGTCAATCCGGTCCTCAGCCGACTCGGTTGCAATCAAGGAACCTGTCACGGGGCACAAAAGGGCAAGAACGGATTCAAGCTTTCGCTCCGCGGCTATGACCCGATCTTTGATCTGCGGGCGTTGACCGATGACCTGGCTGCGCGGCGAATCAACGCGGCCGCCCCGGAACAGTCTCTGATGCTCCGCAAACCCTTGGGACTGACGCCACACGAAGGCGGCGCGCTGATGGCTCACGGCGATCCCTATCACGCGATCCTGCGACGCTGGATCGCCGACGGCAGTCGTTTGAACTTGGACGCCCCGCGAGTGACGAAGCTGGAGATCTATCCGCAGAACCCGGTGATCCAGACGATCGGAACCGAGCAACAGGTCCGACTGGTCGCCCATTTCGCCGATGGCAACACACGGGATGTGACGCGTGAAGCGTTCATCGAAAGCGGCAACACCGAAGTCGCCTCGTCGGGCAAGGGCGGCTTGTTAACGGCCGTCCGTCGCGGCGAAGCGGCCATCCTGGCGCGGTACGAAGGACAATACGCCGCCACGACGTTGACCGTGATGGGCAATCGTGACGACTACCAGGACCAAGACTACCAAACCTGGGGGAAAATCGACGAGCTGGTTGCCGCCAAATGGCGACGCGTCAAAGTCCAGCCCAGTGGATTGTGCGACGACGCCGCGTTCCTGCGACGCGTGACCTTGGATTTGACCGGATTGCCGCCGTCCAGCGAACAAGTCCGTGAATTCCTGACCGACGACACGCCGACGCAAGAGAAACGTGCCCGCAAGATCGATCAACTGCTCGGCAGCGAAGGCTACGTCGACTACTGGACCAACAAGTGGGCCGACCTGCTGCAGGTCAATCGAAAGTTTCTGGGCGTCGAAGGCAGCAAGGCGTTTCGCGATTGGATACGCAACGCCGTCGTGGAGAACCGTCCCTACGACCAGTTCGCCCGACAGATCTTGACCGCCACGGGTTCGAACAAAGACAACCCGGCGGCCAGCTACTTCAAAGTGCTGCGTGATCCCGAAAACACGATGGAAAACACCACGCACTTGTTCTTGGGCATTCGATTCAATTGCAACAAGTGCCACGATCACCCGTTCGAGCGTTGGACTCAAGACCAATACTACGAGATGGCGGCGTTCTTTGGCCAAGTCGCCCTGGAAAACGATCCCGCCTCCGGTGGGAAAAAGATTGGGGGAACCGCCGTCGAGGGCGCCAAACCGCTGTACGAAAAGGTGGTCGACAAGAAACAGGGCGAAGTCATTCACGCACGCACCGGCGACGTCGCGCCGCCGAGCTTCCCTTATGACGTCCCCTGCGAGATGCCCGAACAAGGCACCCGCCGCGAAAAGTTGGCGGCCTGGATGACCGACGCCGACAACCCGTACTTCGCACGCAGCTTCGTCAATCGCTTGTGGGGCTATTTGTTGGGCGTCGGATTGATCGAGCCGATCGATGACATCCGTGCCGGCAACCCGCCGACCAACCCCGAGTTGCTCAATCATCTGACCGACCAGTTTGTCGCCTCGGGGTTTGATGTCCGCGCCATGTTGCGGCAAATCTGCAACAGCCGCACGTATCAGTTGAGCGTCGCGACCAACCCGCTCAATGAAGACGACACGTTGAACTACGCGCGTGCGATGCCGCGGCGTCTGCCCGCCGAAGTCATCTACGACGCCGTCCACGCGCTGACCGGTGCCGAAAGCAACATCCCCGGAATGCCCAAAGGCACGCGTGCGGCTGCCGTCACCGATTCCGGCGTCAAACTCAATGACGGCTTCTTGCAAAACCTGGGACGTCCGGTTCGCGAAAGCGCCTGTGAATGTGAACGCTCCAGCGAACTGCAACTCGGCCCGATCATGGCCTTGATCGGAGGCCCCACGGTGGCGACCGCCATCGCCGATCCCAAGAACGAACTGGAACGCATCGTCCAAGAAAACCCGGACGACCGCGATCTGGCCGCCGAGATTTTCCTCCGCTCGATCGGTCGACCGCCAAGCGAAACCGAATTGGCGGCGTTCGATCAAATCAAACAACAGATCAAAATCGACCACGAGTTGCTCGAGAAAGAACTGGCCGCCAAAGAAATCGAGTGGGCCGAGCGGAAGCAGGAATTGGAGCAGATCCGCGAAGCCAAACTTGCCGAGACGAAAGCCCAACTCGCCGCACGGATCGAAGCCGCCAAACCGGAACAAGAACGGCTGGCCAAAGAACGTGAGGCACGAATCGAAAAGGCCACCAAGGCGCTCGAAGACGTCAACAAACAGTTGGCCGAAAAAGTGAAACAGTGGGAAACCGAACACGCCGCGGCAGTCGAATGGCATCCGCTTCGACCATCCAAAGCGGTCTCGACCAACAAAGCCAAGCTGGTTGCTGCGGACGACCGTTCGATCACCGCCAGCGGTCAAACCGGCAAGGCCGTCTACACGATCGAGTATCCGACGTCGCTGAAAAACATCACCGGATTCCGCCTGGAAGCCCTCTCCGATCCGTCGTTGCCCAGCAACGGCCCCGGCCTACCGCCCAACGGAAACTTTGTGATCACCGAATTCGAAATCAAAGTCGCTTCCAAGTCCGATCCCAAAACCTTTGCGGATGTAACGATTGCAAGCGGCAAGGCTGATTTCTTGCAACCGAACTTCACGATCGAAGCGACCTTTGACGGCAACAAACGCGGGCAAGGCGGCTGGGCGGTGGCCGGCGCGACCGGTGCCGACCACTGGGCCACGTTCAAGCTGAAGCAAGCGATCGAAAACCCCGACGGCTGTGTGCTGCAGTTCCAGATCCACCAGTTTCATAATGCCGCCGAACACCAGTTGGGCAAGTTCCGCATCAGCGCGACGACCGACGCGGGCGAGATTCCACTGGACCTGCCCGAAACGTTTCGCGCCATCGTCGCGACACCGGACGCCGATCGTGACGACGCGGCGAAACAAAAGCTCATCGATTACGTCGGCAAAACCGACCCGGACCGAGCCAAGGCCGAAACCGCATTGGCCGAAGCCCGCAAGGCGGTCCCTCGCGACGCCGAAACGGTTCGGTTGGAGCAACGTCGCGACGCCTTGTCCGTCGCAACGCCCGATGACGCCCGAATCATTCGGCTGCGAAATGACGTCGCGCAAAGTAAACAGCAAGTCGAACGATTGCGTTTGACCGCGGCAGAAGACCTGACGTGGGCACTGATCAACAGCCCCGCCTTTTTGTTCAACCACTAG
- a CDS encoding DUF1501 domain-containing protein, producing the protein MLSFKGFAAKDLCDPHLAPSRRTFLRVGGCGMLGLSLPQLMQLQNASAGEVLGGGPGWGKAKSIIMVYLQGGPSHLDLWDPKENVPDNVKSQFSPISTKIPGIKFTENLPQLSQLNDRFTMIRSMSYTPNGLFNHTAAIYQMMTGYTTDKVSPSGQLEPPSPKDFPNFGSNIVKMQPVDEPMLPFVMLPRPLQESNVVGKGGTAGFLGKSYDPYTLYPDGDDLDMSKMNRIKIDDLKLRPEVFSVRLKRRAQLRNLLNAQMPEINKAVESFELDEYYDRALSLIVSGRAREAFDLASEPDDLRDKYGRNTFGQSCLLARRLVDAGTRVVEVIWPKVANSDNHSWDHHSGLSKRMKEQSAPMLDAGLSTLIEDLDDRGMLEDTLVVAVGEFGRSPQRGVSTSGNNNSDDGRDHWPYCYTAVMAGAGTKRGYVHGKSDKTASAPLENPVHPAELLATIYHSFGIHPETIVYNHLNQPRELVKAQALTALLS; encoded by the coding sequence ATGCTTTCGTTCAAAGGCTTCGCCGCCAAAGACCTTTGCGATCCCCACCTGGCTCCGTCACGCCGCACGTTCTTGCGTGTCGGCGGGTGCGGGATGCTGGGGTTGTCGCTGCCCCAATTGATGCAACTTCAAAACGCCTCGGCCGGTGAGGTGCTCGGTGGCGGTCCCGGTTGGGGCAAAGCCAAGAGCATCATCATGGTGTATCTGCAAGGCGGTCCCAGTCACTTGGACCTTTGGGATCCCAAGGAAAACGTTCCCGACAACGTCAAAAGTCAGTTCAGCCCGATCAGCACCAAAATCCCGGGCATCAAGTTCACCGAGAACCTGCCGCAGTTGAGCCAATTGAATGATCGTTTCACCATGATTCGATCGATGTCCTACACACCCAACGGTCTGTTCAATCACACCGCGGCGATCTATCAGATGATGACGGGCTACACGACCGACAAGGTCAGTCCGTCGGGACAACTGGAACCACCCTCGCCGAAAGATTTCCCGAATTTCGGCAGCAACATTGTCAAGATGCAGCCGGTGGATGAACCGATGCTGCCCTTCGTCATGTTGCCGCGGCCCTTGCAAGAATCCAACGTCGTCGGCAAGGGCGGGACGGCCGGTTTCTTGGGCAAGTCCTATGACCCCTACACGCTCTATCCAGATGGCGATGATCTGGACATGAGCAAGATGAACCGCATCAAGATCGACGACCTGAAATTGCGTCCGGAAGTGTTCAGCGTGCGGCTGAAGCGACGGGCCCAGTTGCGAAATCTGCTCAACGCACAGATGCCCGAGATCAACAAGGCCGTCGAGAGTTTTGAGCTGGATGAGTACTACGATCGCGCGTTGTCGCTGATCGTTTCGGGCCGGGCTCGCGAGGCGTTTGACTTGGCCAGCGAACCGGATGATTTGCGCGACAAGTATGGCCGCAACACCTTCGGCCAAAGTTGCTTGCTCGCGCGACGTCTGGTCGACGCCGGCACCCGTGTCGTCGAAGTCATTTGGCCCAAGGTCGCCAACAGCGACAACCACTCGTGGGACCATCACAGCGGATTGAGTAAGCGGATGAAGGAACAATCGGCGCCGATGCTGGACGCGGGACTGTCGACGCTGATCGAAGACCTGGATGACCGCGGCATGTTGGAAGACACGCTGGTCGTCGCCGTCGGTGAATTCGGCCGCAGCCCACAACGTGGCGTCAGCACCAGTGGCAACAACAACTCCGACGACGGACGCGACCACTGGCCGTACTGTTACACGGCCGTGATGGCAGGCGCCGGAACCAAACGCGGTTACGTGCACGGCAAGAGCGACAAAACCGCATCGGCCCCGCTGGAAAACCCCGTCCATCCGGCCGAGTTGTTGGCGACGATCTATCACAGTTTTGGCATCCATCCCGAAACCATCGTCTACAACCACCTGAACCAGCCGCGAGAGTTGGTCAAGGCACAAGCGTTGACGGCGTTGTTGAGTTAG
- the tatC gene encoding twin-arginine translocase subunit TatC, with protein MTFGEHLEELRHSLVRAIICLGIGLAVGLTVANQVVRYVAEPLKAAIVDFNAKRSLAMLGYEDLDDPDVQALLPLITERSLKWQVIYEIPDELQNLTPESIELIPAAGSKSEASADRESPEPEPEPPNTEQPNAETPNAETPNAETSPDEQPDTQQPGGEPANAEQSAEAAAPDEEPIAESTPAVSIAGVGGPVAATPGARVKPREIADILRALPAASDLRPKVQFIRDTKGLSTFKVEESFMIWVKAGLIVGAVLSSPGVFYFLWQFVAAGLHQHERKYVYVYLPVSVTLFVSGVVLAFFLVLHYVLNFLLAFNGSMDVEVEPRLTYYINFVLLLPLGFGLAFQLPLVMLFLQRIGLIETEMYVGSWRVAILVIFVLSMLLTPADVTSMVALAVPLMFLYFLGIGMCHFIPRGPGLGSGAYDPA; from the coding sequence ATGACTTTCGGCGAGCACCTCGAAGAGCTTCGTCATTCTCTCGTCCGTGCCATCATCTGCCTAGGCATTGGACTGGCCGTCGGATTGACGGTCGCCAACCAAGTGGTCCGCTATGTCGCCGAACCGCTCAAGGCGGCGATCGTGGACTTCAACGCCAAGCGAAGTTTAGCAATGCTCGGCTACGAAGACTTGGACGATCCAGATGTTCAGGCCTTGTTGCCGTTGATCACCGAACGCTCGCTGAAATGGCAGGTGATCTACGAGATACCCGACGAACTGCAAAACCTGACGCCCGAATCGATCGAACTGATTCCGGCGGCCGGCTCGAAATCCGAAGCATCGGCTGACAGGGAATCGCCCGAGCCCGAGCCCGAGCCTCCGAACACCGAACAGCCGAACGCCGAGACGCCGAACGCCGAGACGCCGAACGCCGAGACGTCGCCAGACGAGCAGCCCGACACACAGCAGCCTGGCGGTGAACCGGCAAATGCCGAGCAGTCGGCTGAGGCAGCGGCGCCCGACGAGGAACCGATCGCAGAGTCCACGCCCGCGGTCTCGATCGCCGGGGTCGGCGGTCCGGTCGCTGCGACTCCCGGGGCACGCGTCAAACCGCGTGAGATCGCGGACATCTTGCGTGCCCTTCCCGCGGCGTCGGATCTGCGACCCAAAGTCCAATTCATCCGCGACACCAAGGGGCTCAGCACGTTCAAGGTCGAAGAGTCGTTCATGATTTGGGTCAAGGCGGGATTGATCGTCGGTGCGGTGCTGTCTTCGCCGGGCGTGTTTTATTTCCTTTGGCAATTCGTCGCCGCCGGACTGCATCAACACGAACGCAAGTACGTCTATGTGTATTTACCGGTCAGTGTGACGCTGTTCGTTTCCGGCGTGGTGCTGGCATTCTTTCTGGTGCTGCACTACGTCTTGAACTTCCTGCTCGCGTTCAACGGCAGCATGGATGTGGAAGTCGAGCCTCGGCTGACCTATTACATCAATTTTGTGCTGTTGTTGCCGCTGGGTTTCGGACTGGCGTTTCAGTTGCCACTGGTGATGTTGTTCTTGCAACGCATCGGGCTGATCGAAACCGAGATGTATGTCGGCAGTTGGCGGGTGGCGATCTTGGTGATTTTCGTCTTGTCGATGCTGCTGACGCCCGCCGACGTGACCAGCATGGTCGCCCTGGCGGTTCCCCTGATGTTCCTGTACTTCCTGGGGATCGGGATGTGTCACTTCATCCCACGCGGTCCGGGCTTGGGAAGCGGCGCGTACGATCCGGCGTAG